A genomic window from Peromyscus maniculatus bairdii isolate BWxNUB_F1_BW_parent chromosome 1, HU_Pman_BW_mat_3.1, whole genome shotgun sequence includes:
- the LOC121831357 gene encoding uncharacterized protein LOC121831357, protein MMTTKNIAPASKPVTYVLLQTSSEGPKATNKSSKTNKSRGSFLKTPDSVRKLSKQLPGNCENFFPEAKNVYCLDICPFVAGKILDPEPQPHIPIPAATETYIPENATARLQLMDQAYGFRKNINPVLYPPRNAPTVSAMNTPSADAMKVSSISVMKAASSADAVKVPSASVMKTPSADVMKVPSIVIMKPPSTDVIKYVSSTEIVKAPHLVASKQLFTWVTKPRTKNQPKNQKKQDKEKHLLSLDLVLVNRNRLTPAIQHLPIPEATKVIIRNPCNLLNYHPINI, encoded by the coding sequence ATGATGACAACCAAGAACATTGCCCCAGCCTCAAAGCCAGTGACCTACGTTCTGCTCCAGACATCTTCAGAAGGCCCCAAAGCCACCAACAAATCCTCCAAGACCAACAAGTCCAGGGGGTCCTTCCTCAAGACACCGGACTCGGTCAGAAAACTGTCCAAGCAGCTCCCAGGGAACTGTGAGAACTTCTTTCCTGAGGCTAAAAACGTCTACTGCCTAGACATATGTCCCTTTGTAGCAGGGAAGATTCTGGACCCAGAGCCACAGCCACACATCCCTATCCCTGCGGCCACAGAAACCTATATCCCTGAAAATGCCACAGCTAGGCTTCAACTGATGGATCAGGCATATGGGTTCAGAAAGAACATCAACCCAGTCTTGTACCCTCCTAGGAATGCACCCACTGTATCAGCCATGAATACACCCTCTGCAGATGCCATGAAGGTATCCTCTATATCAGTCATGAAGGCAGCATCCTCTGCAGATGCCGTGAAGGTACCCTCTGCATCAGTCATGAAGACACCCTCTGCAGATGTCATGAAGGTACCCTCTATAGTAATTATGAAGCCACCCTCTACAGATGTCATTAAATATGTATCCTCTACAGAAATTGTAAAGGCACCCCATTTAGTGGCCTCAAAACAACTCTTTACATGGGTGACAAAGCCAAGGACCAAGAACCAACCTAAGAATCAAAAGAAGCAAGACAAGGAAAAACACTTACTCTCTCTTGACCTGGTGCTTGTCAACCGAAACCGCTTAACTCCAGCTATCCAACATTTACCTATTCCAGAGGCCACAAAGGTCATAATCAGGAACCCATGTAATTTATTGAACTACCATCCAATAAACATCTGA